TTTCCGTATATTTTATCGCTTCAAAAATCAAATTCTCTTCAATCGGAATCGAAAACGGCTCTCCATTTTCCAAAAATTCTATTTTATCGCTTTCCTCCACTTCCAGTTCCAGAAAGTAATCCAGCGCAACTCCCAGACAATCATATCCCACACCAATATTAGCCGATGTTCCCGGCACTTTTACTCTAAATTTTAAACCCATATCTATTCCTTTCATTTTATCATCATAATTTCTACAAGAAGAACCATGTTGCAAAACTTAATCTAAAAATCCAACAAAATACCAATAAAAAATATACCAATTTATAATCTTTATTTTCTTTCACAAAATACTATATTGTCAAATCCAAGTAATGAGCCCATTTTATCTGACTCAGTCCTCTAAGTTCCTTCAATGATCTTCTTCCAACTTCACTGTCAACTGTAAGCAGCATAATTGCACTGTTTTCACGTCTACCTACGTTCATTGTGGCAATATTTATATTCCCTTTTCCTAAAGTTGCCCCCACAGCTCCGATAACTCCCGGCACATCTTCATTTCCTAAGTAAATCATATTGTCAGAAATTGCCATATCCACATCGTGATTCTTTATGCTGATAATTCTTTCCTCGTTATTCATTCCAATTGTTCCGACAACATATATTTTCTTGCCTTCTTCATTTGTTATTACAAATTCTATTGCTGAAGAATAATTTTTATATTTATGTTCCTTTTTATTTATTGAAATATTAATCCCTCTTTTTTCAGCAAGCGGCTTTGAGTTAATATAATTAACTTCCTCTTTTAAAACTGGCTCCAGAATCCCTTTTATTGCTGTAGAATCCACAAGCGCAGTTTCCTGCTCGGCAATTTCTCCGTAATAGTTAAGCACAACATTTGTAATTGGAGTTTTTTCAATTTGGAAATAAATTTTTCCTAATTTTTCAGCCAGATTTATAAACGGTTTTACAATTAAAAATTCCTCTCTTCCAATTGCAGGCAGATTCACAGCCGTTTCAACTATTTCCCCACGAAGTCCATTTAATACCTGCTTTACAACCTGAGTCCCTACATTTCGCTGCGCTTCATAAGTTGTCGCTCCAATATGTGGCGTTGTAATTGCATTTTCAAATTCATAAAGAATACATTCAGAACGCGGCTCGACCGTATGAACATCGTATCCAAAACTTGCAATTTTCCCGCTTCTTAATCCTTCAGCCACAGCCTCCTCGTTAAATAATCCTCCACGTGCCGCATTTACAAGTCTTACACCATCTTTTAACTTGTGAATATTTTCAGCGTTTATCATATCCACAGTTTCTTTAGTCTTAGGCGTATGAATAGTTATCACATCCGCTTTTTCCAACAGTTCATCCAATGTTTTAGCCTTTTCACAGCCATATCTCTTAAAACGTTCGTCCGAAATATACGGATCATAAGCAACAAGTTTCATTCCAAACGCTTTCATTCTCGTAGCAACCAGTCCACCAATTCTTCCAAGTCCGATAATCCCCAATGTTTTTTCAAACATTTCGCTTCCTACAAATATCTCTCTTTCCCATTTTCCACTTTTTATAAAATTATTTGCCGCAACAATATTTCTCGCAGAGGCAAGCATTAGCCCAATCGCAATTTCACAAGCCGAAACCGTATTGCTGTCAGGAGTATTCGCCACAATTACCCCATGTGCAGTCGCCTCAGGAATATTAATATTATCTGTACCGTTTCCCGCACGTCCGACTATTTTCAGATTTTTTGCCTTATCCAGCAGTTCCTTATCTACTTTTATAACACTTCTCACAATAAGAGCGTCATATTCGCCAATTATATCCAAAATTTCCTCACGTGAAATCCCAACTTTCACATCAACTTTCACATCTCTAGCTTCCTGCAGTCCCGCAATCGCATCATCATCAATATATTCACCAACTAATACTTTATACATTTATTTTTCCTCCTCAAATCTAATCAACACATTTATTTAATTAATATATTACCATAATTTCCAGTACAATTCAACAACATCACTTTTTTACATCAAAATAAATTAATTTTACATTATTCCCCGTTTAAATAGCGAATGTTTAATAAATTTTGAATTACATAATATATTTAGTAAATAATTAAAACTTTTTATCCTTGATATAGTTTCTATTTTATAATGAGATTTAGTATTAGATTATTTTATTTAATATTAGTTTTTACTATTTTTATTAGTTTTTTTCTTTTTTCTTTTCGTAGGATTGCTCATTGCCGCAAATCCTTATCTTGCAATAAAGATTTATCCTAAGAATCAAAATGTATGGCAAGATTGCTGCGCAACACCTATGGCTAAACTACGACTTTTATTTGCCCAACTCCGAAACTCCTCCCTTCAGTCGTCAAACAGTCATAGTTGAACAAATAAAAGCTCCGTCGGTTTATTAAAAAATTACACTTTAATTATTTTGAAATACCAAATTTTTATCCTTTGATTGGAAAAGTTTGTAATAAATCCATTATTTAAATAGGGTTTAGTATTAAAATATTTTTTACACAAATAAAAATAACCGCTGCTTTTCACAACGATTATCTAACACTATTTCCCATTTAAACAGCCAAAATTGGAATTAAAGCAATTTTTTTACAAGATTACGCTACCATGCAGCTTGTCTAACTATTATTCCTATTAATTTTTCAAATTATTTCTCCAAAATTTTGAATACACTCCAATTCTTACATTTTTTCTAATAAATAATCATAAATTTCTTGTATTTCTTTTGAATGTTCATCACTTTCATAAAAACTTGCTAAGGCATAATAATTTTTTGAAAGTTTTTTTAATTTTAAAATTAATCCTTCTTTGTCTTTTAATGTCTGTACACCCTTATTAACATTTATAATTTTATAATCTTTTCTATCAGTTCCATTAAATATTTTTTCTATGTCTCTTTTATCATAACTTTGAGAGGCTCTTAAATCCTCTATTACAAAAAAGCCTATTTTCTTTTCTTCATCATATAGATAATAACCATCTTTTATTTTTTTTAATATAAAGCTTTTAGGAAGATTAACATTAAAAGTTTCATTATTTCCAGCTTTTACCATTACAGTTTCTCTTTTCTTTAATGACTCAAAATAATTTTTAAATTCTATAAAATTTTCTTCTGCAAAGATTTCTACTCCCTCGATTCCATTTTTTTTTGGTGATGGAGTACACCCGTATTGTTCACATATCCCCCAACCTACCATTGTAGTTAAACAAGAATTTAATCCAAATACTAACATTACAAACAATAAAGTATATTTTAATTTCCTCATTCTATTTACCAATCCTTTCTCTCAAATTTTAAAATATTCTAACATATATTAAAAAAAAATACAATAGCTTTGGAATAGATTTATTCTGCTAACTTTGTAAATATTTCTTTTTACTCTTTTAGTTGCCTAGTTGCCGTATTTATCATTCAGATTTTATTACTTCCGATTTTAATTGCTTCTATTTTATACGAAAAATCCAATCAGATTAATGACTGTGATTAGTTTTTCAATATTTTTAGTAAATCTGTAAAATAATATTTTTTATTTATTTTCCTATCATCTGTATAAAAATATCCTCTTTTCAATATTTCTCTCAGACTTCTTTGTTATTAAGCTAAAAAAATGTTTATTCTTTCCATTTTGAATGTTCTTCTATAAGATTGTTTAGTAAAGGCTGTAAGACTGTTCGCTCTTTACCTTTAAAAAAAACTTTCCTTCTTGAAAACAATATTTAATTTCGTTAATATTTTCAAATTTACATGTCTATCGGCTGATTTAATACCGTTTATTTTGTCAGCATTTGATTTTAAAATAAAAATTCAGATCTAAATTATGATTATTTATTAATCCGATTCAATAAATTAATGATATTTTAAGTTTTTTAAAATTGAAATTAAAGTTGTTGCTGGTATAATAATATTACCAAAGTTCAAAGGTAGATTGGAGGTTCTAATGAAGAAAATATTGATGCTAGCTGGAGCTTTAATTATTTCTGCTGTATCTCTTGCAGATTTACAAAGTACAATCAAAAATCATTATAGCAACAAGACTATAGATTTATCAGTTGTATCAAAACCTAAACCAAAAGAGGTGAGTAGTAGTAGTGGAACTTCTTCCACAGCAGTAAGAGATCAGATTATCTCTTTCGCACAAACAAAATTAGGTTCACCGTACGTTTGGGGAGCAACTGGTCCTAACAGTTTTGATTGTTCTGGCTTCGTTGGTTACGTATTCAAAAAAGCTGCTAATGTAAGCTTGCCTAGAGTTTCAAGCTCACAAGCAACATTTAAACCAAGAATTTCATCAATGAATATGACGAAAGGTGATTTGGTATTTTTTGAAACAACTGGAAAAGGTCGTATTTCTCACGTAGGAATCTACATGGGTAATAGACAGTTTATTCACGCTTCTTCTGGAAGTAGAAGAGTAACAGTTTCTAGTTTAGACAGTAATTATTACAACAAGACATTTAGATGGGCAATTAATCCATTTAGTTAATCTAGGAATTAATTTCTTATAAATAAATATATTCTTTACATATAATTCTTGTATGAACAAGAAATAATAAAATCATATAAATGATTTAAAAATTTATAAAAAACTTTGGAATAAGGAGTTTTGTCTGTTAATAGGCATTTCTCCTTTTTTTTCTATTTATTTGTCAACTATAATTTTTTTTCAAAAGAATTAAAATCAAGCTCCAAAGAATAAAATACCTTTGTTATATACAAATTATGCTATTAAGGAGTTCCTCATTATGAAAATCAATAGATTATTTGAAATTGTTTATTTATTACTTGAAAAAAATAGTATTACTTCAAAAGAACTTGCTGAACATTTTGAAGTATCAGTCAGAACAATTTATAGAGATATTGACATTCTCTCTTCTGCTGGTATTCCAGTCTATTTTCAAAGGGGAAAATCTGGCGGAATAAAGTTAATGGATAACTACGTCATAAATAAATCGCTACTTTCACAAAACGAGCAAAATGAAATACTTTATGCACTTCAAAGCTTAAACGCTACTAATTATCCTAATAACAATAAAACTCTTTCAAAATTAAGCACTATTTTTAACAAAAAGTCAGACAACTGGATAAAAATAGACTTTTCAAGATATAATTGCGATGATAGTACTTTATTTGAAAAAATTAAAGAGGCAATATTAACTAAACAAACCGTAAAATTTAACTATTTTAACACAAAAGGCGAACATTATGAAAGAACAGCAGACCCTTTAAATTTATGGTTTAAAGAAAAAGCATGGTACTTATTTGCCTATTGCCACAAAAAAAATGATATTCGTCAATTTAAAATAACAAGAATCAAAAATCTAACCTTAACAAATGAATATTTTGAAAAAACAATAAAAGACTTTGAAATAAATAACAAAAAAAGTACGGTAGAAACTATAAAAATCATAGTCGAAATAGATAAATCACAAGCATACCGTGTCTATGATGAATTTTCTGAAGAGAGTATAAACAAAATGGAAAATAGCAATTTTGAAGTTGTAATGGAATATCCTGAAAATGAATGGATTTACGGCTATCTTCTATCTTTTGGAGAACATTTAAAGGTAAGGGAGCCAGAGAGAATAAAGAAATTTCTGTTTGAAAAAATTGAAAAAATGAAGGAAAATTATAAATAGGAAAATATTTTTCAAAGTTTTTTTCAAGAATAAAATGCTATAATTTTCTAAAATATTAAAAACGAGAGGAAGTGTTGCAAATGAAAAAATTTTTAACAGTAACATTTTTATTTTTTAGCATCTTTGGATTTTCTAATGCTAAAAATAATACTTCAAATGATGAAAAACAAGCCGTTATCAACAGCTTTTATGATTTTATGAAATTTCACACAAGTCCTGAAAATGTCAAGAAAAATGTTTTTACAAACTCTGTGGAAGGTACAAATGAAATTTTGGGAAAAAATGTAAGCAATCAACGTAAAAAAAATTTAGAAGATATTGCAGCAAGTCAGACAAATAAATCATTAAAAAATTCTGCAGATTACTTAATAATCGCAAACTCAAAAATTTCATACAAAGTATTGGATGCCGAAATTAAAAATGGTACAGCTGTCCTAACTGTGCATATTAAAGGTCCTAATTTTACAGCTCATGCCTCTGAATTAGAAAATTACATAAAAAAAATTAGCAACGAAGAAAAGAAAAAAATTTCAAAAATGAACAATAAACAGTACCAAAGCTTTCTGCTAGAAAAAAGTTCTGAATTTTATTTGCAATTAGTTAAAAGAAATGATTTACAATATATGGAAAACGATATTAAAGTATATGTAAAAAAATACCCTAATACATGGGGCGTAATTCAAGATTACACCATAAATAATGCCATTTACAAATATCTTGGTTTTGGTTACGGTCCAGAATTGATGAGATAAATTATAAAAATTAATAAATATGGCAATATTTTATTGTCATATTTTTATTTTCAAAACTTTCCTTAACAAATATATTTTTTATAAATCAAAATTTTATTTTTTAATATGACATACTCTTGTCATATTATGATTGCTATAATTGATTTAATAAAAATTGATAAAAAAGGTGGTATAATTATGAAATACGAAATAGTAGAAATTAAAGAAAAAAAACTTGTTGGATTTAAAACAAGAGTGAAAGATGATGAAACAATGTCTGAAAAAATTTCAAATTTATGGAAAAAACTGTATT
This is a stretch of genomic DNA from Leptotrichia hofstadii. It encodes these proteins:
- the serA gene encoding phosphoglycerate dehydrogenase, coding for MYKVLVGEYIDDDAIAGLQEARDVKVDVKVGISREEILDIIGEYDALIVRSVIKVDKELLDKAKNLKIVGRAGNGTDNINIPEATAHGVIVANTPDSNTVSACEIAIGLMLASARNIVAANNFIKSGKWEREIFVGSEMFEKTLGIIGLGRIGGLVATRMKAFGMKLVAYDPYISDERFKRYGCEKAKTLDELLEKADVITIHTPKTKETVDMINAENIHKLKDGVRLVNAARGGLFNEEAVAEGLRSGKIASFGYDVHTVEPRSECILYEFENAITTPHIGATTYEAQRNVGTQVVKQVLNGLRGEIVETAVNLPAIGREEFLIVKPFINLAEKLGKIYFQIEKTPITNVVLNYYGEIAEQETALVDSTAIKGILEPVLKEEVNYINSKPLAEKRGINISINKKEHKYKNYSSAIEFVITNEEGKKIYVVGTIGMNNEERIISIKNHDVDMAISDNMIYLGNEDVPGVIGAVGATLGKGNINIATMNVGRRENSAIMLLTVDSEVGRRSLKELRGLSQIKWAHYLDLTI
- a CDS encoding C40 family peptidase — encoded protein: MLAGALIISAVSLADLQSTIKNHYSNKTIDLSVVSKPKPKEVSSSSGTSSTAVRDQIISFAQTKLGSPYVWGATGPNSFDCSGFVGYVFKKAANVSLPRVSSSQATFKPRISSMNMTKGDLVFFETTGKGRISHVGIYMGNRQFIHASSGSRRVTVSSLDSNYYNKTFRWAINPFS
- a CDS encoding helix-turn-helix transcriptional regulator, translating into MKINRLFEIVYLLLEKNSITSKELAEHFEVSVRTIYRDIDILSSAGIPVYFQRGKSGGIKLMDNYVINKSLLSQNEQNEILYALQSLNATNYPNNNKTLSKLSTIFNKKSDNWIKIDFSRYNCDDSTLFEKIKEAILTKQTVKFNYFNTKGEHYERTADPLNLWFKEKAWYLFAYCHKKNDIRQFKITRIKNLTLTNEYFEKTIKDFEINNKKSTVETIKIIVEIDKSQAYRVYDEFSEESINKMENSNFEVVMEYPENEWIYGYLLSFGEHLKVREPERIKKFLFEKIEKMKENYK